From the Manis javanica isolate MJ-LG chromosome 11, MJ_LKY, whole genome shotgun sequence genome, one window contains:
- the EPHX1 gene encoding epoxide hydrolase 1 isoform X3, with amino-acid sequence MWLEILLTSVLGFVIYWFVSRDKEETLPLEDGWWGPGPRPPTQEDESIRPFKVEASDEEINDLHQRIKKARITPPLEDSHFHYGFNSNYLKKIISYWQNEFDWKKQVEILNRYPHFKTKIEGLDIHFIHVKPPQQPRGCTPKPLLMVHGWPGSFYEFYKIIPFLTEPKNHGLNDKHVFEVICPSIPGYGFSEASSKKGLNSVATARIFYKLMLRLGFREFYIQGGDWGSLICTNIAQLVPRLFGFTKRDVELLYPVKEKIFYSTLRESGYMHIQCTKPDTVGCALNDSPMGLAAYILEKFSTWTNAEFRNLEDGGLERKFSLDDLLTNIMLYWTTGTITSSQRFYKENMGQNFLAIQHERMKVHVPTGFAAFPCELLHVPEKWLKVKYRKLISYSYMPRGGHFAALEEPELLARDICKFVGLLERQ; translated from the exons ATGTGGCTGGAAATTCTCCTCACCTCAGTGCTGGGCTTTGTCATCTACTGGTTTGTCTCCCGGGACAAGGAGGAAACATTGCCTCTTGAAGATGGGTGGTGGGGGCCTGGGCCAAGGCCCCCAACTCAAGAGGATGAGAGCATCCGCCCTTTCAAAGTGGAGGCGTCAGATGAGGAGATCAAC GACTTACACCAGAGGATCAAGAAGGCCCGGATAACCCCACCTTTGGAGGACAGCCACTTCCACTATGGTTTCAACTCCAACTATCTGAAGAAAATCATCTCCTACTGGCAGAATGAATTTGACTGGAAGAAGCAGGTGGAGATTCTCAACAGATACCCTCACTTCAAGACTAAGATTGAAG ggctGGACATCCACTTCATCCATGTGAAGCCCCCTCAGCAGCCCCGTGGCTGCACCCCAAAGCCCCTGCTGATGGTGCACGGCTGGCCTGGCTCCTTCTACGAGTTTTATAAGATCATTCCATTCCTGACTGAGCCCAAGAACCACGGACTGAATGATAAACACGTTTTTGAAGTCATCTGCCCTTCCATTCCTGGCTATGGCTTCTCAGAGGCCTCCTCCAAGAAGG GCTTGAACTCAGTGGCCACCGCCAGGATCTTTTATAAGTTGATGCTGCGACTGGGCTTCCGGGAATTCTATATTCAAGGCGGGGACTGGGGTTCCTTGATCTGCACCAACATAgcccagctggtgcccag GCTTTTTGGCTTCACCAAGAGGGACGTGGAGCTGCTGTACCCCGTCAAGGAGAAGATTTTCTACAGCACACTGAGGGAGAGCGGCTACATGCACATCCAGTGCACCAAGCCAGACACCGTGG GCTGTGCTCTGAATGACTCTCCTATGGGACTGGCTGCCTATATTCTAGAGAAGTTTTCCACCTGGACCAATGCAGAGTTCCGAAATCTGGAGGATGGAGGCTTAGAGAG GAAGTTCTCCCTGGATGATCTGCTGACCAACATCATGCTCTACTGGACAACAGGTACCATCACCTCCTCCCAGCGCTTCTACAAGGAGAACATGGGTCAGAACTTCTTGGCCATCCAGCATGAACG GATGAAGGTCCACGTGCCCACAGGCTTTGCTGCCTTCCCTTGTGAGTTACTACACGTCCCAGAAAAATGGTTGAAGGTCAAGTACCGGAAACTCATCTCCTATTCATACATGCCCCGTGGGGGACACTTCGCTGCCCTTGAGGAGCCGGAGCTGCTTGCCCGGGACATCTGCAAGTTTGTGGGGCTCCTGGAGCGGCAGTGA
- the EPHX1 gene encoding epoxide hydrolase 1 isoform X1 codes for MLEAPPLHFCSVLHLLGPGCRHSGKGVMWLEILLTSVLGFVIYWFVSRDKEETLPLEDGWWGPGPRPPTQEDESIRPFKVEASDEEINDLHQRIKKARITPPLEDSHFHYGFNSNYLKKIISYWQNEFDWKKQVEILNRYPHFKTKIEGLDIHFIHVKPPQQPRGCTPKPLLMVHGWPGSFYEFYKIIPFLTEPKNHGLNDKHVFEVICPSIPGYGFSEASSKKGLNSVATARIFYKLMLRLGFREFYIQGGDWGSLICTNIAQLVPSHVKGLHLNMAFVIRNFYILTLALGRHFPRLFGFTKRDVELLYPVKEKIFYSTLRESGYMHIQCTKPDTVGCALNDSPMGLAAYILEKFSTWTNAEFRNLEDGGLERKFSLDDLLTNIMLYWTTGTITSSQRFYKENMGQNFLAIQHERMKVHVPTGFAAFPCELLHVPEKWLKVKYRKLISYSYMPRGGHFAALEEPELLARDICKFVGLLERQ; via the exons GAGTCATGTGGCTGGAAATTCTCCTCACCTCAGTGCTGGGCTTTGTCATCTACTGGTTTGTCTCCCGGGACAAGGAGGAAACATTGCCTCTTGAAGATGGGTGGTGGGGGCCTGGGCCAAGGCCCCCAACTCAAGAGGATGAGAGCATCCGCCCTTTCAAAGTGGAGGCGTCAGATGAGGAGATCAAC GACTTACACCAGAGGATCAAGAAGGCCCGGATAACCCCACCTTTGGAGGACAGCCACTTCCACTATGGTTTCAACTCCAACTATCTGAAGAAAATCATCTCCTACTGGCAGAATGAATTTGACTGGAAGAAGCAGGTGGAGATTCTCAACAGATACCCTCACTTCAAGACTAAGATTGAAG ggctGGACATCCACTTCATCCATGTGAAGCCCCCTCAGCAGCCCCGTGGCTGCACCCCAAAGCCCCTGCTGATGGTGCACGGCTGGCCTGGCTCCTTCTACGAGTTTTATAAGATCATTCCATTCCTGACTGAGCCCAAGAACCACGGACTGAATGATAAACACGTTTTTGAAGTCATCTGCCCTTCCATTCCTGGCTATGGCTTCTCAGAGGCCTCCTCCAAGAAGG GCTTGAACTCAGTGGCCACCGCCAGGATCTTTTATAAGTTGATGCTGCGACTGGGCTTCCGGGAATTCTATATTCAAGGCGGGGACTGGGGTTCCTTGATCTGCACCAACATAgcccagctggtgcccag CCATGTGAAAGGCCTGCACTTGAACATGGCTTTCGTTATACGAAATTTCTACATCCTGACCCTTGCCTTGGGACGGCATTTCCCAAGGCTTTTTGGCTTCACCAAGAGGGACGTGGAGCTGCTGTACCCCGTCAAGGAGAAGATTTTCTACAGCACACTGAGGGAGAGCGGCTACATGCACATCCAGTGCACCAAGCCAGACACCGTGG GCTGTGCTCTGAATGACTCTCCTATGGGACTGGCTGCCTATATTCTAGAGAAGTTTTCCACCTGGACCAATGCAGAGTTCCGAAATCTGGAGGATGGAGGCTTAGAGAG GAAGTTCTCCCTGGATGATCTGCTGACCAACATCATGCTCTACTGGACAACAGGTACCATCACCTCCTCCCAGCGCTTCTACAAGGAGAACATGGGTCAGAACTTCTTGGCCATCCAGCATGAACG GATGAAGGTCCACGTGCCCACAGGCTTTGCTGCCTTCCCTTGTGAGTTACTACACGTCCCAGAAAAATGGTTGAAGGTCAAGTACCGGAAACTCATCTCCTATTCATACATGCCCCGTGGGGGACACTTCGCTGCCCTTGAGGAGCCGGAGCTGCTTGCCCGGGACATCTGCAAGTTTGTGGGGCTCCTGGAGCGGCAGTGA
- the EPHX1 gene encoding epoxide hydrolase 1 isoform X2: MWLEILLTSVLGFVIYWFVSRDKEETLPLEDGWWGPGPRPPTQEDESIRPFKVEASDEEINDLHQRIKKARITPPLEDSHFHYGFNSNYLKKIISYWQNEFDWKKQVEILNRYPHFKTKIEGLDIHFIHVKPPQQPRGCTPKPLLMVHGWPGSFYEFYKIIPFLTEPKNHGLNDKHVFEVICPSIPGYGFSEASSKKGLNSVATARIFYKLMLRLGFREFYIQGGDWGSLICTNIAQLVPSHVKGLHLNMAFVIRNFYILTLALGRHFPRLFGFTKRDVELLYPVKEKIFYSTLRESGYMHIQCTKPDTVGCALNDSPMGLAAYILEKFSTWTNAEFRNLEDGGLERKFSLDDLLTNIMLYWTTGTITSSQRFYKENMGQNFLAIQHERMKVHVPTGFAAFPCELLHVPEKWLKVKYRKLISYSYMPRGGHFAALEEPELLARDICKFVGLLERQ; the protein is encoded by the exons ATGTGGCTGGAAATTCTCCTCACCTCAGTGCTGGGCTTTGTCATCTACTGGTTTGTCTCCCGGGACAAGGAGGAAACATTGCCTCTTGAAGATGGGTGGTGGGGGCCTGGGCCAAGGCCCCCAACTCAAGAGGATGAGAGCATCCGCCCTTTCAAAGTGGAGGCGTCAGATGAGGAGATCAAC GACTTACACCAGAGGATCAAGAAGGCCCGGATAACCCCACCTTTGGAGGACAGCCACTTCCACTATGGTTTCAACTCCAACTATCTGAAGAAAATCATCTCCTACTGGCAGAATGAATTTGACTGGAAGAAGCAGGTGGAGATTCTCAACAGATACCCTCACTTCAAGACTAAGATTGAAG ggctGGACATCCACTTCATCCATGTGAAGCCCCCTCAGCAGCCCCGTGGCTGCACCCCAAAGCCCCTGCTGATGGTGCACGGCTGGCCTGGCTCCTTCTACGAGTTTTATAAGATCATTCCATTCCTGACTGAGCCCAAGAACCACGGACTGAATGATAAACACGTTTTTGAAGTCATCTGCCCTTCCATTCCTGGCTATGGCTTCTCAGAGGCCTCCTCCAAGAAGG GCTTGAACTCAGTGGCCACCGCCAGGATCTTTTATAAGTTGATGCTGCGACTGGGCTTCCGGGAATTCTATATTCAAGGCGGGGACTGGGGTTCCTTGATCTGCACCAACATAgcccagctggtgcccag CCATGTGAAAGGCCTGCACTTGAACATGGCTTTCGTTATACGAAATTTCTACATCCTGACCCTTGCCTTGGGACGGCATTTCCCAAGGCTTTTTGGCTTCACCAAGAGGGACGTGGAGCTGCTGTACCCCGTCAAGGAGAAGATTTTCTACAGCACACTGAGGGAGAGCGGCTACATGCACATCCAGTGCACCAAGCCAGACACCGTGG GCTGTGCTCTGAATGACTCTCCTATGGGACTGGCTGCCTATATTCTAGAGAAGTTTTCCACCTGGACCAATGCAGAGTTCCGAAATCTGGAGGATGGAGGCTTAGAGAG GAAGTTCTCCCTGGATGATCTGCTGACCAACATCATGCTCTACTGGACAACAGGTACCATCACCTCCTCCCAGCGCTTCTACAAGGAGAACATGGGTCAGAACTTCTTGGCCATCCAGCATGAACG GATGAAGGTCCACGTGCCCACAGGCTTTGCTGCCTTCCCTTGTGAGTTACTACACGTCCCAGAAAAATGGTTGAAGGTCAAGTACCGGAAACTCATCTCCTATTCATACATGCCCCGTGGGGGACACTTCGCTGCCCTTGAGGAGCCGGAGCTGCTTGCCCGGGACATCTGCAAGTTTGTGGGGCTCCTGGAGCGGCAGTGA
- the EPHX1 gene encoding epoxide hydrolase 1 isoform X4 — translation MWLEILLTSVLGFVIYWFVSRDKEETLPLEDGWWGPGPRPPTQEDESIRPFKVEASDEEINDLHQRIKKARITPPLEDSHFHYGFNSNYLKKIISYWQNEFDWKKQVEILNRYPHFKTKIEGLNSVATARIFYKLMLRLGFREFYIQGGDWGSLICTNIAQLVPSHVKGLHLNMAFVIRNFYILTLALGRHFPRLFGFTKRDVELLYPVKEKIFYSTLRESGYMHIQCTKPDTVGCALNDSPMGLAAYILEKFSTWTNAEFRNLEDGGLERKFSLDDLLTNIMLYWTTGTITSSQRFYKENMGQNFLAIQHERMKVHVPTGFAAFPCELLHVPEKWLKVKYRKLISYSYMPRGGHFAALEEPELLARDICKFVGLLERQ, via the exons ATGTGGCTGGAAATTCTCCTCACCTCAGTGCTGGGCTTTGTCATCTACTGGTTTGTCTCCCGGGACAAGGAGGAAACATTGCCTCTTGAAGATGGGTGGTGGGGGCCTGGGCCAAGGCCCCCAACTCAAGAGGATGAGAGCATCCGCCCTTTCAAAGTGGAGGCGTCAGATGAGGAGATCAAC GACTTACACCAGAGGATCAAGAAGGCCCGGATAACCCCACCTTTGGAGGACAGCCACTTCCACTATGGTTTCAACTCCAACTATCTGAAGAAAATCATCTCCTACTGGCAGAATGAATTTGACTGGAAGAAGCAGGTGGAGATTCTCAACAGATACCCTCACTTCAAGACTAAGATTGAAG GCTTGAACTCAGTGGCCACCGCCAGGATCTTTTATAAGTTGATGCTGCGACTGGGCTTCCGGGAATTCTATATTCAAGGCGGGGACTGGGGTTCCTTGATCTGCACCAACATAgcccagctggtgcccag CCATGTGAAAGGCCTGCACTTGAACATGGCTTTCGTTATACGAAATTTCTACATCCTGACCCTTGCCTTGGGACGGCATTTCCCAAGGCTTTTTGGCTTCACCAAGAGGGACGTGGAGCTGCTGTACCCCGTCAAGGAGAAGATTTTCTACAGCACACTGAGGGAGAGCGGCTACATGCACATCCAGTGCACCAAGCCAGACACCGTGG GCTGTGCTCTGAATGACTCTCCTATGGGACTGGCTGCCTATATTCTAGAGAAGTTTTCCACCTGGACCAATGCAGAGTTCCGAAATCTGGAGGATGGAGGCTTAGAGAG GAAGTTCTCCCTGGATGATCTGCTGACCAACATCATGCTCTACTGGACAACAGGTACCATCACCTCCTCCCAGCGCTTCTACAAGGAGAACATGGGTCAGAACTTCTTGGCCATCCAGCATGAACG GATGAAGGTCCACGTGCCCACAGGCTTTGCTGCCTTCCCTTGTGAGTTACTACACGTCCCAGAAAAATGGTTGAAGGTCAAGTACCGGAAACTCATCTCCTATTCATACATGCCCCGTGGGGGACACTTCGCTGCCCTTGAGGAGCCGGAGCTGCTTGCCCGGGACATCTGCAAGTTTGTGGGGCTCCTGGAGCGGCAGTGA